One Candidatus Eisenbacteria bacterium DNA window includes the following coding sequences:
- the hemG gene encoding protoporphyrinogen oxidase, protein MRVAILGAGIAGLTVAHALRRETSRGGAPLELEVFEAGPRAGGRIQSTEAGGFLIEWAADAFQTGPGPARSLITELGLDGERLEASADAARRYIFSRGRLHLVPSAPASVVGFSALTPGGRLRVLAEPLLAERVPREESVHAFASRHIGEEAARVMLGAFVRGVYAGDSKKLSVDAAFPRMREMERKHRSLAVAMAKGRRRGGRERRTLWTLARGMGSLMERLAESLGPSLRLGMPALQLSRVPEYAAPTPFTVRFASGESRSFDAVVVATPAPDAAALLRDLDIEAAKAVREIPCTGVTVVALAFRDEAFRSKPDGYGFLVAPGEDLSILGAVFESNLFPGRAPKGFFLVRAILGGVERPDLVTLPDAQLIGLACQALDRAIGLKGGPDKTWVKRQENAIPQYTLGHRERVAAAMKRLGSFPGLYLAGSAYRGVSVGSIVEDADRVAGWLLHAAR, encoded by the coding sequence ATGCGGGTCGCGATCCTCGGAGCCGGGATCGCCGGGCTTACGGTGGCGCATGCCCTGAGGCGCGAGACTTCGCGCGGCGGCGCTCCCCTCGAGCTCGAGGTCTTCGAAGCGGGGCCGCGCGCCGGCGGACGCATCCAGAGCACCGAGGCGGGCGGGTTCTTGATCGAGTGGGCGGCCGACGCCTTTCAAACCGGCCCGGGTCCGGCCCGCTCGCTCATCACGGAGCTGGGCCTGGATGGGGAACGCCTCGAGGCGTCGGCGGACGCGGCGCGGCGTTACATCTTCTCGAGGGGGCGCCTCCACCTCGTTCCAAGCGCGCCTGCCTCCGTGGTCGGATTCTCCGCGCTCACGCCGGGAGGGCGCCTGCGCGTTCTCGCCGAGCCGCTCCTGGCCGAGCGCGTGCCCCGCGAGGAATCGGTTCACGCGTTCGCCTCACGTCACATCGGCGAGGAGGCCGCGCGCGTCATGCTCGGCGCCTTCGTCCGCGGGGTCTACGCGGGGGATTCGAAGAAGCTCTCGGTGGATGCAGCGTTTCCACGGATGCGCGAGATGGAGCGGAAGCACCGCTCGCTCGCTGTCGCGATGGCGAAGGGGCGACGCCGGGGCGGGCGAGAGCGGAGAACGCTCTGGACCCTCGCGCGCGGCATGGGCTCTCTCATGGAGAGGCTCGCGGAATCGCTCGGTCCCTCGCTCAGGCTCGGGATGCCGGCGCTCCAGCTGAGCCGCGTGCCCGAGTATGCCGCTCCGACCCCGTTCACCGTTCGATTCGCGAGCGGTGAGTCGCGGAGCTTCGACGCGGTCGTAGTCGCGACCCCGGCTCCCGACGCCGCGGCCCTCCTACGCGATCTTGACATCGAAGCCGCGAAGGCTGTGCGCGAGATCCCGTGCACCGGGGTCACGGTGGTCGCGCTCGCGTTTCGCGACGAGGCGTTCCGGTCGAAGCCCGACGGCTACGGATTCCTGGTCGCGCCCGGCGAGGACCTTTCGATCTTGGGCGCGGTCTTCGAATCCAACCTCTTTCCCGGACGCGCGCCGAAGGGATTCTTCCTGGTGCGGGCGATTCTGGGAGGCGTCGAGCGCCCCGACCTGGTCACGCTTCCGGACGCGCAGCTCATCGGGCTCGCCTGTCAGGCCCTGGACCGCGCGATCGGGCTCAAGGGAGGACCCGACAAGACGTGGGTCAAGCGTCAGGAGAACGCCATACCGCAGTACACGCTCGGGCACCGCGAGCGGGTCGCGGCGGCGATGAAGCGCCTGGGGTCGTTCCCCGGGCTCTACCTCGCCGGAAGCGCGTATCGCGGCGTGTCGGTGGGATCGATCGTGGAGGACGCGGACCGCGTGGCGGGGTGGCTGCTCCACGCGGCACGGTGA
- a CDS encoding ABC transporter permease — MEALAAVGNRVRRILETVQDVTLFCVSVIRSAFFPPYYKHEILEQVHFAMIGSMFIVMFSALVAGQALAIQLARELAKTGAKSELGHFMVISSVRALGPVLTGIVVASRMSAGITAELGAMKSSDQIDALVAFGTDPLKRLVAPRMIGLWIALPVLTVVGDALSVIGGGFVGLGYHVTFQSYYNGVAKYLTPTNLLVGMIKPVFFAVLITTVACWKGLTSAGGAKGVGVATTQSVVISSVGILVTDFISTKLIFRVLGW, encoded by the coding sequence GTGGAAGCTCTGGCTGCGGTAGGCAACCGAGTCCGCCGCATCCTGGAAACCGTCCAGGATGTGACCCTGTTCTGCGTCTCGGTGATCCGCTCCGCCTTTTTCCCTCCCTATTACAAACACGAGATCCTGGAACAGGTCCACTTCGCGATGATCGGATCCATGTTCATCGTGATGTTCTCGGCGCTTGTGGCCGGGCAGGCGCTCGCGATCCAGCTCGCGCGGGAGCTGGCGAAGACCGGCGCGAAATCGGAGCTGGGCCATTTCATGGTCATCTCGTCCGTGCGCGCCCTCGGTCCGGTGCTCACCGGAATCGTGGTGGCTTCGCGGATGTCCGCGGGAATCACGGCGGAGCTGGGAGCGATGAAATCGAGCGATCAGATCGACGCGCTGGTCGCGTTCGGGACCGATCCGCTGAAGCGGCTCGTCGCTCCACGCATGATCGGGCTTTGGATCGCGCTCCCCGTGCTCACGGTCGTGGGAGACGCGCTGAGCGTGATCGGCGGGGGCTTCGTCGGCCTGGGCTACCACGTGACGTTCCAGTCCTACTACAACGGCGTGGCGAAGTATCTCACGCCGACCAACCTCCTGGTGGGGATGATCAAGCCGGTTTTCTTCGCGGTCCTCATCACCACGGTCGCCTGCTGGAAGGGTCTCACCTCGGCGGGGGGCGCCAAGGGGGTCGGCGTGGCCACGACCCAATCGGTCGTGATTTCCTCGGTGGGAATCTTGGTCACCGACTTCATCTCCACGAAGCTGATCTTCCGGGTACTGGGCTGGTGA
- a CDS encoding 7-carboxy-7-deazaguanine synthase QueE: protein MAPCAVCSGRRGAILRSGVLRVNDAENLYHRRVQGLPSFRINEIFLSVQGEGLHVGERTVFVRFYGCVLRCVWCDQPEALAHTGVGEYVHLSPEEVRDRVLAYPFTRRVCLTGGEPVIAPTPGLLWLVRELKNSGYWVSIETSGARVVEELFDWIDFWTVAPKGTSAETFEGDVVEAQVPTLRRYQALPDSRRQFKFVIQTREDVADAVRILDELEYRGAIVLQPEHDRGDGRRVFEWWPWDRYPEARLIPQTHKIVGLR, encoded by the coding sequence ATGGCGCCTTGCGCCGTGTGTTCGGGCCGAAGGGGCGCAATTCTACGGAGTGGCGTCCTTCGAGTCAACGACGCCGAAAACCTGTATCATCGGCGCGTGCAAGGCTTGCCTAGCTTTAGAATTAACGAGATCTTCCTCTCGGTCCAGGGAGAGGGTTTGCACGTGGGGGAACGCACCGTTTTCGTGCGGTTCTACGGCTGTGTGCTCCGCTGCGTTTGGTGCGATCAGCCCGAGGCGCTCGCCCACACGGGCGTGGGCGAGTACGTCCACCTGAGCCCAGAAGAGGTTAGGGATCGGGTGCTCGCATATCCTTTTACGCGGCGGGTTTGCCTCACCGGCGGGGAACCCGTCATCGCGCCGACCCCGGGGCTCCTGTGGCTCGTTCGCGAGCTCAAGAATTCGGGCTATTGGGTCTCGATCGAGACGAGCGGCGCGCGCGTGGTCGAGGAGCTCTTCGACTGGATCGACTTCTGGACGGTGGCCCCCAAAGGAACAAGCGCCGAGACGTTCGAGGGGGATGTCGTGGAGGCGCAGGTGCCCACGCTCAGGCGATACCAGGCGCTTCCCGACTCGCGGCGGCAATTCAAATTCGTGATCCAGACCCGGGAGGACGTGGCGGATGCCGTGCGCATCCTGGACGAGCTCGAGTATCGCGGGGCGATCGTGCTGCAGCCGGAGCACGATCGCGGCGACGGACGCCGGGTCTTCGAATGGTGGCCCTGGGATCGCTATCCGGAGGCGCGCCTCATTCCGCAGACCCACAAGATCGTGGGGCTGCGCTGA
- a CDS encoding choice-of-anchor B family protein encodes MARSRAFRTLHANRLLGALLLGAALSLIPLAVRAQGSKNVTLLAHLNQHPGYSACWSYVHPDGREYAILGTTDGTAIVNVTNPAASYEVAFIPGLASQWREMKQYRTYVYVSTEAQGGGIQIIDMANPESPVLRGVYATGINHEHTLEVDSTRALLFCNGTRLNSTQTGMRILSLADPVNPVDLGGYTADYVHDCFPRGDTLFVSCIYGGIMRVLNIANPASITEIASWTYPKAFTHSAETSKDGKYLYVCDELNYGTMKVFDIHDLLAHPQIMEIAVNPLAIVHNIHVKADTGFVAYYTEGIRLFDLSDPALPAEFGYYDTYAGYSGGFHGVWEIAPRFPSGTFVASDIGSGLYVFRTNPNYGILKVRVVDPSMTPIPEADVTALGEMDSTRTQGSGAVRLALSPGSHTLRVKRFGWKSAIVPVSMTKGAHDSVLVALQPEPLATVTGVIRRNSDSAGLEGADLEMEDTPLETGSTSGGAYTMAGVPGGTYSMTCDRTGYVPVTRITAVQPGVNRTADFTLLRAAWYDSCDTDKGWSLGAAGDNAVTGLWERADPVGTSQPTAAPAGRLAASLYEAGPLHPAPQHEEPPEGTLGAGPVQPEDDHTPGSGGFCFVTGNSAPGNPPATNDVDGGKTTLTTPPLDMTGMTDARVHFARWFFMNSPGEPDSFLIDISADGVTWVKVRSILTSEPAWRHDTFRVGDYITPTSTVRVRFTAQDEAPEGIVEAAVDDFEFYDAALAPSGASKPPGPTAPRLAMSAPRPNPATRSASLTLTLPAPARARVTVYDLAGKKVRMLLEGDAVAGPTTLVWDGKDAQGREASSGVYWIRAQAGGHVLERKLVWVR; translated from the coding sequence TTGGCTCGGTCCCGCGCCTTCCGCACCCTTCACGCGAATCGCCTCCTCGGGGCGTTGCTCCTCGGAGCAGCCCTGAGCCTCATCCCCCTCGCCGTCCGCGCCCAGGGCTCGAAGAACGTCACCTTGCTCGCGCACCTGAACCAGCACCCCGGGTATTCGGCCTGCTGGAGCTACGTCCACCCAGACGGACGGGAATACGCCATCCTCGGGACGACCGACGGCACGGCGATCGTGAACGTGACAAATCCCGCCGCCTCCTACGAGGTGGCGTTCATCCCGGGGCTCGCCTCGCAGTGGCGCGAAATGAAGCAATACCGCACCTACGTCTACGTCTCCACCGAGGCGCAAGGGGGCGGGATCCAGATCATCGACATGGCGAATCCCGAGAGCCCGGTATTGAGGGGGGTCTACGCCACCGGCATCAACCACGAGCACACGCTCGAGGTGGACTCGACCCGGGCGCTCCTGTTCTGTAACGGCACCCGACTCAACTCGACCCAGACCGGTATGCGCATCCTCTCGCTCGCGGACCCTGTCAACCCGGTGGATCTCGGCGGCTACACCGCCGACTACGTCCACGACTGCTTCCCGCGGGGAGACACGCTGTTCGTGAGCTGCATCTATGGCGGGATCATGCGCGTGCTGAACATTGCGAACCCGGCCTCGATCACCGAGATCGCATCCTGGACGTATCCCAAGGCCTTCACCCACAGCGCCGAAACTTCGAAGGATGGGAAGTATCTCTACGTCTGCGATGAGTTGAACTACGGGACGATGAAAGTCTTCGACATCCACGATCTCCTCGCGCATCCGCAGATCATGGAGATCGCCGTGAATCCGCTCGCGATCGTCCACAACATCCACGTGAAAGCCGATACCGGATTCGTCGCCTATTACACGGAGGGGATTCGTCTGTTCGATCTCTCCGATCCGGCGCTGCCTGCGGAGTTCGGGTACTACGACACGTACGCGGGCTACTCCGGAGGCTTTCACGGCGTCTGGGAGATCGCGCCCCGATTCCCGTCGGGCACGTTCGTCGCGAGCGACATCGGGTCGGGTCTCTATGTGTTCCGCACGAATCCCAACTATGGAATTCTGAAAGTGAGGGTTGTCGATCCATCCATGACTCCTATCCCGGAGGCCGACGTCACCGCGTTGGGCGAGATGGACTCCACGCGAACCCAGGGCTCGGGCGCCGTGAGGCTCGCACTCAGCCCGGGAAGCCACACGCTCCGGGTGAAGCGGTTCGGGTGGAAGAGCGCGATCGTCCCCGTGAGCATGACGAAAGGGGCGCACGATTCGGTCCTGGTCGCGCTGCAACCGGAGCCGCTCGCGACGGTAACCGGCGTGATCCGGCGCAACTCGGACTCGGCGGGGCTCGAGGGCGCGGATCTGGAGATGGAGGACACACCGCTCGAGACGGGCTCGACGTCGGGTGGCGCCTACACCATGGCCGGCGTGCCCGGGGGCACCTATTCCATGACCTGTGACCGCACGGGATACGTTCCCGTTACCCGGATCACGGCCGTGCAGCCGGGGGTGAACCGCACCGCGGATTTCACGCTGCTGAGAGCCGCCTGGTACGACTCCTGCGACACCGACAAGGGATGGTCGCTGGGCGCCGCCGGGGACAACGCGGTCACGGGGCTCTGGGAGCGCGCCGACCCGGTGGGCACCTCGCAGCCGACCGCGGCCCCGGCCGGACGTCTCGCGGCCTCCTTGTACGAGGCGGGGCCGTTACATCCGGCGCCGCAGCACGAGGAGCCGCCGGAGGGTACCCTGGGGGCGGGGCCCGTCCAGCCCGAGGACGACCACACGCCCGGTTCGGGCGGGTTCTGCTTCGTCACCGGGAACAGCGCGCCCGGAAATCCGCCGGCGACGAACGACGTCGATGGCGGGAAGACCACGCTGACAACGCCGCCGCTCGATATGACCGGAATGACCGACGCGCGCGTCCACTTCGCCCGATGGTTTTTCATGAACTCGCCGGGGGAGCCCGATTCGTTCCTCATCGACATCTCCGCCGACGGCGTCACGTGGGTGAAAGTCCGATCGATTCTCACGAGCGAGCCCGCCTGGCGCCACGACACCTTCCGCGTGGGCGACTACATCACGCCCACCTCCACGGTGCGCGTCCGATTCACCGCGCAGGACGAGGCTCCGGAAGGAATCGTGGAAGCGGCGGTCGATGACTTCGAGTTCTACGACGCGGCGCTCGCGCCCTCCGGCGCGTCCAAACCGCCGGGTCCGACGGCGCCGCGGTTGGCGATGAGCGCGCCGCGGCCGAACCCAGCCACGAGGAGCGCGAGCCTGACGCTCACGCTACCGGCGCCGGCGCGCGCGCGCGTCACGGTCTACGATCTTGCGGGGAAGAAGGTCCGCATGTTGCTCGAGGGAGATGCCGTCGCGGGGCCGACAACGCTCGTGTGGGACGGGAAGGACGCCCAAGGTCGGGAAGCCTCCAGCGGCGTGTACTGGATCCGCGCCCAGGCGGGCGGGCACGTCCTCGAGCGAAAGCTCGTGTGGGTGCGGTGA
- the hemN gene encoding oxygen-independent coproporphyrinogen III oxidase, whose protein sequence is MASVTADLLAKYDRAGPRYTSYPTAVEFHEGFTPERYFEKLDQAASNPEQPLSVYVHLPFCRERCSFCGCNVIITQRPGVAAGYIADLEREVALVSTRLGRRTRLVQYHWGGGTPTYLSLEEMERVWKSFADRFTFEPGAEIAVEVDPRVTTHRQAELLKRLGFNRISMGVQDFDSDVQAAVNRYQTFNQTKDLHEHLRGLGIESINFDFIYGLPQQTPASFRKTIQLALELRPDRVAVYSYAFVPWIKAHQKAIHLEDLPQREVKLELFGIAHELFTGAGYQQIGMDHFALETDSLARAARERTLYRNFMGYTTHPAKDFVGFGVSAIGDLGGAFAQNTKKLNRYKEALDRGRPPIERGFERSKDDEIRRDVIQSLMCNFYLDVRAVERAHGIDFASYFRESLLELDEGPGSNGFVTRTPDAIEVAGPGRLFVRNICMAFDAYLKRHEGEKPIFSRTV, encoded by the coding sequence ATCGCCTCCGTCACCGCGGACCTCCTCGCCAAGTACGACCGCGCCGGCCCTCGCTACACCTCGTATCCCACGGCGGTCGAGTTCCACGAGGGCTTCACGCCGGAGCGATACTTCGAGAAGCTCGACCAGGCGGCCTCCAACCCGGAGCAGCCGCTCTCGGTCTACGTCCACCTTCCTTTTTGCCGTGAGCGGTGCAGCTTCTGCGGCTGTAACGTGATCATCACGCAGAGGCCGGGGGTCGCCGCCGGCTACATTGCGGACTTGGAGCGCGAAGTGGCGCTGGTCTCAACGCGGCTCGGGAGGCGCACCCGCCTCGTCCAGTACCACTGGGGCGGCGGCACGCCCACCTATCTCTCGCTCGAGGAGATGGAGCGCGTTTGGAAATCCTTCGCGGACCGATTCACGTTCGAGCCGGGCGCCGAGATCGCGGTCGAGGTCGATCCACGCGTGACGACCCACCGGCAGGCGGAGCTCCTCAAGCGCCTGGGCTTCAACCGGATCTCCATGGGAGTCCAGGACTTCGATTCGGACGTCCAGGCGGCGGTGAATCGGTATCAGACGTTCAACCAGACGAAGGACCTTCACGAACACCTGCGCGGTCTCGGGATCGAATCGATCAACTTCGACTTCATCTACGGGCTGCCGCAGCAGACCCCGGCATCATTCCGCAAGACGATCCAGCTCGCGTTGGAGCTGCGGCCGGACCGTGTGGCGGTTTATTCCTACGCCTTCGTGCCCTGGATCAAGGCCCATCAGAAGGCGATCCACCTGGAGGATCTTCCCCAGCGCGAGGTGAAGCTCGAGCTCTTCGGCATCGCGCACGAGCTTTTCACCGGCGCTGGATACCAGCAGATCGGGATGGATCACTTCGCGCTCGAAACCGATTCCCTGGCCCGGGCGGCTCGCGAGCGCACCCTCTATCGGAATTTCATGGGATACACGACCCATCCCGCCAAGGACTTTGTGGGGTTCGGCGTCTCGGCCATCGGCGACCTGGGCGGCGCCTTCGCGCAGAACACCAAGAAGCTCAATCGTTACAAGGAGGCCCTAGACCGGGGCCGGCCGCCGATCGAGCGGGGGTTCGAGCGGAGCAAAGACGACGAGATCCGTCGCGACGTGATCCAGAGCCTCATGTGCAACTTCTACCTGGATGTCCGGGCAGTCGAGCGCGCGCACGGGATCGACTTCGCGTCCTACTTCAGAGAATCGCTCCTCGAGCTGGACGAGGGGCCGGGCTCGAACGGGTTCGTGACCCGCACGCCGGACGCGATCGAGGTCGCCGGCCCGGGCCGGCTTTTCGTGCGGAACATCTGTATGGCTTTCGACGCCTATCTGAAACGCCACGAGGGCGAGAAGCCGATTTTCTCGCGCACGGTCTGA
- the hemH gene encoding ferrochelatase codes for MKTGILLLNLGGPDTLDAVRPFLTRLFTDREIICLPGGAIGQAFIGRVIARKRTQEVRENYARIGGGSPIVRWTTLQGRGIVERLRERGHDVAFAMAMRYWNPSTEEALVELERAGVGRLVALTLYPHYSMATTGSSVGELLRVMKRRGTKQPLDRIDTWYDHPGYLNAWALRVQEALARFAPAARPTLLVSAHGLPKHFIEAGDLYCEHVRITMEGVLARLPELPHVLGYQSRVGPVEWIGPSTDEVIRALARTGVKDVLVLPISFVSDHIETLYEIDMLYADQARALGISNFRRVESLNDFPPFLDALADLVEPKLG; via the coding sequence CTGAAGACGGGGATTCTTCTGCTCAACCTGGGCGGCCCCGACACGCTCGACGCGGTGCGCCCGTTCCTCACGCGGCTCTTCACCGATCGTGAGATCATCTGCCTTCCGGGAGGCGCGATCGGCCAGGCCTTCATCGGCCGCGTGATCGCGCGGAAGCGCACACAAGAGGTGCGGGAGAACTACGCCAGGATCGGAGGGGGTTCTCCGATCGTCCGGTGGACCACGCTCCAGGGACGCGGCATCGTCGAGAGGCTTCGCGAGCGAGGGCACGACGTCGCCTTTGCCATGGCGATGCGATACTGGAATCCCTCGACCGAGGAAGCTCTGGTGGAGCTGGAGCGCGCCGGAGTGGGGCGGCTCGTGGCGCTAACGCTCTATCCGCACTACTCGATGGCGACGACCGGTTCGAGCGTTGGAGAGCTTCTGCGGGTGATGAAGCGGCGGGGTACGAAGCAGCCGCTCGACCGCATCGACACGTGGTACGACCACCCGGGCTACCTGAACGCCTGGGCGCTCCGGGTCCAAGAGGCGCTCGCGCGATTCGCGCCGGCCGCCCGCCCCACGCTCCTTGTGAGCGCGCACGGATTGCCGAAGCATTTCATCGAGGCAGGCGATCTCTACTGCGAGCACGTCCGGATCACGATGGAAGGCGTCCTCGCTCGCTTGCCGGAGCTTCCGCACGTGCTCGGATACCAGAGCCGCGTGGGCCCGGTGGAATGGATCGGCCCGAGCACCGATGAGGTGATTCGCGCGCTGGCGCGCACCGGCGTGAAGGACGTTCTCGTGCTGCCGATCAGCTTCGTCTCGGACCACATCGAAACCCTGTACGAGATCGACATGCTCTATGCCGATCAGGCCCGAGCGCTCGGCATTTCAAACTTCCGGCGGGTGGAATCGCTGAACGACTTCCCCCCGTTCCTCGACGCGCTCGCCGATCTGGTCGAGCCCAAGCTAGGCTGA
- the queD gene encoding 6-carboxytetrahydropterin synthase QueD, which yields MRVRLTKDFTFEAAHLLPKAPEGHKCRRLHGHSFRVEVTVEGEVDPETGWLIDYGLIRDRVEPVRAQLDHYYLNEVPGLSNATSENLARWIWEKLKPALPSLTAVTIHETCEARCQYEGR from the coding sequence ATGCGTGTCCGCCTGACGAAGGATTTCACCTTCGAGGCCGCGCACCTTCTCCCCAAGGCACCGGAGGGTCACAAGTGCCGGAGGCTCCACGGGCACTCCTTCCGGGTCGAGGTCACGGTCGAGGGAGAGGTGGACCCTGAGACCGGCTGGCTTATCGACTACGGGCTGATTCGCGACCGCGTGGAGCCGGTCCGGGCGCAGCTCGATCACTACTACTTGAACGAGGTGCCCGGGCTCTCGAACGCGACCTCCGAGAATCTCGCGAGGTGGATCTGGGAGAAGCTCAAACCCGCGCTCCCTTCGCTCACCGCGGTCACGATCCACGAGACCTGCGAAGCGCGGTGCCAGTATGAGGGGCGGTGA
- a CDS encoding ATP-binding cassette domain-containing protein, producing the protein MSPMIEFRDVSFSIDDRPILTRVSFNVERGQTRVILGPSGSGKSTILRLLIGLWRPDSGSIVVDGEDITQVTPERMREVRKRMGMVFQQGALFDSMTVGENIGYTLLEDGHDEVEIEEAVRTYLLQVGLDPALADRMPDELSGGMQRRVAIARALAARNPDVLLYDEPTTGLDPQSAERITDLIVQLRDTMGKTSIMVTHDIADAFKVGNRVTVLDRGMVVFEGTPAELTEASNAFIGEFLAPFRKAVAAASRRMDTRGLGVGGPGPQHQPGGNP; encoded by the coding sequence GTGAGCCCGATGATCGAGTTCCGGGACGTCAGCTTCTCGATCGACGACCGCCCCATCCTGACCCGTGTCTCTTTCAACGTGGAACGGGGCCAGACCAGGGTCATCCTGGGGCCTTCGGGCTCCGGGAAGAGCACCATCTTGCGCCTTCTGATCGGACTTTGGCGGCCGGACTCGGGGAGCATCGTCGTGGACGGCGAGGATATTACGCAGGTCACCCCGGAGCGGATGCGCGAAGTCCGAAAGCGGATGGGGATGGTCTTCCAACAGGGGGCGCTCTTTGATTCGATGACGGTCGGGGAGAACATCGGGTATACCCTGCTCGAGGACGGGCACGACGAGGTGGAGATCGAGGAGGCGGTGCGAACCTACCTGCTGCAGGTGGGACTGGACCCGGCCCTGGCGGACCGGATGCCGGACGAGCTTTCAGGCGGGATGCAACGCCGTGTCGCGATCGCCCGCGCCCTCGCCGCCCGCAATCCCGACGTCCTGCTCTACGATGAGCCGACCACCGGGCTCGACCCCCAGAGCGCCGAGCGCATCACCGACCTGATCGTCCAGCTGAGGGATACCATGGGCAAGACCTCGATCATGGTCACCCACGACATTGCCGATGCATTCAAGGTGGGAAATCGCGTCACCGTCCTCGATCGCGGGATGGTCGTCTTCGAAGGAACCCCGGCGGAGCTGACGGAGGCGAGCAACGCGTTCATCGGGGAGTTTCTCGCGCCGTTTCGAAAGGCCGTCGCCGCGGCATCCCGGCGGATGGACACGCGCGGCCTCGGCGTAGGCGGCCCGGGGCCGCAGCATCAGCCAGGGGGAAATCCTTGA
- a CDS encoding fatty acid hydroxylase, which yields MAKTTYANLPINHAETPIRLFKSDFLEFFTHIHPAVVLLLFAPVVLFFLIRAILEGGSKAALFLVFAAYAAGILVWSLSEYFLHRFVFHYEPSQPWLQRVWYLIHGVHHEQPQCKTRLVMPPILSIPLSFLFYGLFRLTVGTILGLPRLSGPAFSGFLTGYLAYDMLHYAEHHLSMRWGFLKYLKRYHLRHHYKNPNHGFGVSSPVWDVVFRTKPKES from the coding sequence ATGGCAAAGACCACGTACGCGAACCTGCCCATCAATCACGCCGAAACACCAATCCGTCTCTTCAAGTCCGATTTCCTGGAGTTCTTCACGCACATCCACCCCGCGGTGGTCTTGCTGCTCTTCGCGCCGGTCGTTCTCTTCTTCTTGATCCGGGCGATCCTAGAGGGCGGGTCGAAGGCGGCGTTGTTTCTGGTATTCGCGGCGTACGCGGCCGGGATTCTTGTCTGGTCCTTGAGCGAGTATTTCCTTCATCGGTTCGTGTTCCATTACGAGCCGAGCCAACCGTGGCTCCAGCGCGTCTGGTATCTGATCCATGGCGTGCACCACGAGCAGCCACAGTGCAAGACCAGGCTGGTGATGCCGCCCATCCTGAGCATCCCGCTCTCGTTTCTCTTCTATGGTCTGTTCCGCCTGACCGTGGGGACGATCCTCGGTCTGCCCCGCTTGAGCGGGCCCGCGTTCTCGGGCTTTCTCACGGGCTATCTTGCGTACGACATGTTGCATTATGCGGAGCATCACCTCTCCATGCGGTGGGGGTTTCTCAAGTACCTCAAGCGTTATCACCTGAGGCACCACTACAAGAACCCGAACCACGGCTTCGGCGTCAGCTCGCCGGTTTGGGATGTGGTCTTCCGCACGAAGCCGAAGGAATCCTGA
- a CDS encoding MCE family protein, protein MKRTGRVPFMRLQIGFWVLVAFGLLLWATFQSGSLKFFGREEKIDLTFSSVGGLEEGASVRLNGVPVGHVRDISLERGGNNVVVELGVKPGTRERLHIGATARITSVGFLAELYVELNGGDPNQPIIRDDREIAVTAATDPQVAFKKVQSITDSLEVLLGNLNVAGRALGSGRGTLGRLASDERLYQQLVELSRNANMLATKIDVNQSRVSDQLVSLAASLDSLAQKMQHGPGTIAQLMNDATLHQKLASSTARADSILGAIASGHGTFGRLYSDSTLYDDTKALMASMKRLMAEIEKNPKKYFKFSIF, encoded by the coding sequence TTGAAGCGAACCGGCCGCGTTCCATTCATGAGGCTTCAGATCGGCTTCTGGGTGCTCGTCGCGTTCGGGCTTCTCTTGTGGGCCACCTTCCAGTCCGGGAGCCTCAAGTTCTTCGGGCGTGAAGAGAAAATCGATCTCACGTTCTCGAGTGTCGGCGGCCTCGAGGAAGGAGCGTCCGTCCGGCTGAACGGGGTCCCGGTGGGGCACGTCCGGGACATCTCCCTCGAGAGAGGCGGAAACAACGTGGTCGTGGAGCTGGGCGTGAAACCTGGAACCCGCGAGCGGCTCCACATCGGCGCGACCGCCCGCATCACGTCCGTGGGGTTCCTGGCGGAGCTCTACGTGGAGCTGAACGGAGGCGATCCGAACCAACCCATCATCCGGGACGATCGGGAGATCGCGGTCACCGCGGCGACGGATCCCCAGGTCGCGTTCAAGAAGGTCCAGTCGATCACGGACAGCCTCGAAGTGTTGCTTGGAAACCTGAACGTCGCGGGCCGGGCGCTGGGAAGCGGACGCGGGACCCTCGGACGGCTCGCGAGCGATGAGCGGCTCTATCAGCAGCTCGTCGAGCTGAGCCGGAACGCGAACATGCTCGCGACGAAGATCGACGTGAACCAATCGCGGGTCTCGGACCAGCTCGTCTCGCTGGCGGCCTCCCTCGACAGCCTCGCGCAGAAAATGCAGCACGGTCCCGGGACGATCGCACAGCTCATGAACGACGCCACGCTCCATCAGAAGCTCGCGTCGAGCACCGCGCGGGCCGATTCGATTCTAGGTGCGATCGCTTCGGGGCATGGAACGTTCGGGAGGCTCTACTCCGACTCGACGCTCTACGACGACACCAAGGCCCTGATGGCCTCGATGAAGCGGCTCATGGCGGAGATCGAGAAGAATCCGAAGAAGTATTTCAAATTCAGCATCTTCTAG